A genomic window from Hirundo rustica isolate bHirRus1 chromosome 14, bHirRus1.pri.v3, whole genome shotgun sequence includes:
- the LOC120759254 gene encoding thymosin beta-12-like has translation MSDKPDFAEIETFDKTKLKKTETREKNPLPTKETIEQEKQSESTA, from the exons ATGTCCGACAAACCAGATTTTGCAGAAATTGAAACATTTGACAAGACCAAACTGAAGAAGACAGaaaccagagagaaaaatccaCTGCCCACTAAAGAAA CTATcgaacaggaaaagcaaagtgaaaGTACAGCCTGA